In the genome of Poecilia reticulata strain Guanapo linkage group LG16, Guppy_female_1.0+MT, whole genome shotgun sequence, one region contains:
- the rpp38 gene encoding ribonuclease P protein subunit p38 translates to MTSAGKPSKKDLKKHIQSKASFTSPFSSKWRPLLQKDQDFILRTLKDKIIATGLEKKEVKMSCQWRKKKENKPDAAADPVPQMGEEVQGSNPTRNGWTDMAARRQLAIGINEVTKALERNQLQLLLVCKSIRPQLMTNHLIALSATRGVPACQVPRMSETVAAHLGLKSVLALGFRRCSSEDKEMFRDTVDAIKPRVPSLEVDWLTVEAAAVPAELTADLEEGEEQTEEAKEEEGGRRAQKRKLEIESEITDSALSCTLRPLKVKRIVPNPAKKRRTKLKKQK, encoded by the coding sequence ATGACATCTGCAGGAAAACCATCTAAgaaagatctcaaaaagcatATCCAAAGTAAGGCCTCCTTCACATCACCCTTCAGTTCAAAATGGAGGCCACTTTTACAGAAGGACCAGGACTTCATCCTGAGAACTTTAAAGGACAAAATAATCGCCACAGGCCTGGAGAAGAAAGAGGTGAAAATGTCTTGCcagtggaggaaaaagaaggagaataaaccagatgctgctgcagatcCTGTTCCCCAGATGGGTGAGGAGGTGCAAGGGTCCAACCCGACCAGAAACGGCTGGACAGATATGGCGGCCAGACGGCAGCTGGCCATCGGCATCAACGAGGTCACCAAGGCACTAGAGAGGAAccagctccagctgctgcttgtttgtAAGTCCATCAGACCGCAGCTCATGACGAACCACCTGATCGCTCTGAGCGCAACGAGAGGCGTGCCGGCCTGCCAGGTGCCCCGCATGAGCGAGACTGTGGCGGCGCACCTGGGGCTCAAAAGCGTCCTCGCTCTGGGGTTCAGACGGTGTTCTTCTGAAGACAAGGAGATGTTCAGGGACACAGTGGATGCCATTAAACCCAGAGTGCCTTCRCTGGAAGTTGATTGGCTGACAGTTGAAGCAGCTGCAGTGCCAGCTGAACTCACGGCCGAcctggaggagggagaggagcagACGGAGGAGgcgaaggaggaggaaggagggagaagAGCACAAAAACGGAAGCTGGAGATTGAATCTGAAATCACAGACTCTGCCTTGTCCTGCACTCTGCGGCCTCTGAAAGTAAAGAGAATTGTTCCAAACCCTGCtaagaaaagaagaacaaaactgaagaaacagaaatga